The following are encoded together in the Corythoichthys intestinalis isolate RoL2023-P3 unplaced genomic scaffold, ASM3026506v1 HiC_scaffold_23, whole genome shotgun sequence genome:
- the LOC130911194 gene encoding ribosomal RNA-processing protein 8-like isoform X3: protein MFNEDDDWNDAAEVLSQSVEKKKPNSAKVKSKNVGKKSLLRTLQTLGSIPDWKNEDQRQIDSDSDTAVAMQHTKKKKKKSRKKRTKKGTTTAGVQSNNVDVKKEQKVTKKKKVEKKIEAVVGKETPPKPAGDAPKLSRQQWKNKMKSKRKCKNKFRQDKLENKVEKAGELLPSTCSIPNGGGPVEVRHEKKMPQKRKKTVDDQSPLPLKTAKKEGEQTLNGLKHGGDNSRANRLKGELCKAEKLKRDRLRKLLQQVSPEEPEEEVQSVPEENEEVKEDRSTLLRLRMEQRLESARFRYINELLYSSTSGEAKRMFKQDPQAFQIYHKGYTAQVSRWPTNPVDAIISYIKNKPASLVVADFGCGDCKIARSVKNKVHSFDLVATCDLVTVCDMAKVPLEDRSVSIAVFCLSLMGTNLAEFLAEANRVLKRGGVLKIAEVASRFENVRNFINALARLGFKMVSKDTDNTHFFSFEFMKTGDAPANVKKFGLQLKACLYKKR from the exons ATGTTTAATGAGGACGACGACTGGAATGACGCTGCCGAAGTCCTCAGCCAAAGTGTTGAGAAAAAGAAGCCAAACAGCGCCAAGGTAAAG TCCAAAAATGTGGGAAAGAAGAGCCTCCTGCGGACGCTGCAGACATTAGGATCAATACCAGACTGGAAGAACGAAGACCAGCGTCAGATTGACAGTGACAGTGACACCGCAGTCGCCATGCAACAcaccaagaagaagaaaaagaaatccAGAAAAAAGCGGACAAAAAAAGGGACAACCACAGCAGGAGTTCAGAGCAACAACGTGGATGTCAAGAAGGAGCAAAAAGTGAccaagaagaagaaagtggaaAAGAAAATTG AAGCTGTGGTGGGAAAAGAAACCCCACCGAAACCAGCCGGCGATGCCCCGAAACTGAGCCGACAGCAgtggaaaaacaaaatgaagaGCAAGAGGAAATGCAAAAACAAATTCCGCCAGGACAAACTTGAAAACAAAGTCGAAAAGGCCGGTGAACTTCTCCCGTCAACGTGTTCCATCCCCAACGGAGGCGGACCGGTGGAAGTGCGGcatgagaaaaaaatgccacagaaAAGGAAAAAGACTGTTGACGATCAATCACCGTTACCATTAAAAACAGCCAAGAAGGAAGGGGAACAAACACTCAACggtttgaaacatggaggagacaATTCCCGCGCAAATCGACTAAAAGGCGAGCTGTGCAAAGCCGAGAAGCTGAAACGAGACCGTCTCCGGAAGCTTCTCCAGCAAGTGAGTCCCGAGGAGCCTGAAGAGGAGGTGCAGTCTGTTCCAGAAGAGAACGAAGAAGTGAAAGAAGACCGTTCGACCTTGTTGCGTTTACGCATGGAGCAGCGTCTGGAGTCTGCTCGCTTCCGCTACATCAACGAGCTCCTTTACAGCAGCACCAGCGGCGAGGCCAAGCGCATGTTCAAGCAGGACCCGCAGGCCTTCCAGATCTACCACAAAGGCTACACGGCGCAGGTGAGCCGTTGGCCCACCAACCCCGTGGATGCCATCATATCCTACATTAAAAATAA ACCTGCCTCACTGGTGGTGGCCGATTTTGGCTGCGGCGACTGTAAGATAGCACGTAGCGTCAAAAACAAAGTACACAGCTTCGACCTGGTGGCGACCTGCGACCTGGTGACTGTTTGTGACATGGCCAAG GTCCCGCTAGAGGACAGGTCAGTAAGCATCGCCGTCTTCTGCCTCTCCCTCATGGGAACCAACCTGGCAGAGTTCCTCGCCGAGGCCAACCGTGTGTTGAAACGAGG CGGCGTATTGAAAATTGCCGAGGTGGCAAGCCGATTCGAAAACGTGCGGAATTTCATTAACGCACTGGCCAGACTGGGATTTAAGATGGTGTCAAAG
- the LOC130911194 gene encoding ribosomal RNA-processing protein 8-like isoform X1 has translation MFNEDDDWNDAAEVLSQSVEKKKPNSAKVKSKNVGKKSLLRTLQTLGSIPDWKNEDQRQIDSDSDTAVAMQHTKKKKKKSRKKRTKKGTTTAGVQSNNVDVKKEQKVTKKKKVEKKIGVPNDKHAPAEAVVGKETPPKPAGDAPKLSRQQWKNKMKSKRKCKNKFRQDKLENKVEKAGELLPSTCSIPNGGGPVEVRHEKKMPQKRKKTVDDQSPLPLKTAKKEGEQTLNGLKHGGDNSRANRLKGELCKAEKLKRDRLRKLLQQVSPEEPEEEVQSVPEENEEVKEDRSTLLRLRMEQRLESARFRYINELLYSSTSGEAKRMFKQDPQAFQIYHKGYTAQVSRWPTNPVDAIISYIKNKPASLVVADFGCGDCKIARSVKNKVHSFDLVATCDLVTVCDMAKVPLEDRSVSIAVFCLSLMGTNLAEFLAEANRVLKRGGVLKIAEVASRFENVRNFINALARLGFKMVSKDTDNTHFFSFEFMKTGDAPANVKKFGLQLKACLYKKR, from the exons ATGTTTAATGAGGACGACGACTGGAATGACGCTGCCGAAGTCCTCAGCCAAAGTGTTGAGAAAAAGAAGCCAAACAGCGCCAAGGTAAAG TCCAAAAATGTGGGAAAGAAGAGCCTCCTGCGGACGCTGCAGACATTAGGATCAATACCAGACTGGAAGAACGAAGACCAGCGTCAGATTGACAGTGACAGTGACACCGCAGTCGCCATGCAACAcaccaagaagaagaaaaagaaatccAGAAAAAAGCGGACAAAAAAAGGGACAACCACAGCAGGAGTTCAGAGCAACAACGTGGATGTCAAGAAGGAGCAAAAAGTGAccaagaagaagaaagtggaaAAGAAAATTG GTGTTCCAAATGATAAACATGCACCTGCAGAAGCTGTGGTGGGAAAAGAAACCCCACCGAAACCAGCCGGCGATGCCCCGAAACTGAGCCGACAGCAgtggaaaaacaaaatgaagaGCAAGAGGAAATGCAAAAACAAATTCCGCCAGGACAAACTTGAAAACAAAGTCGAAAAGGCCGGTGAACTTCTCCCGTCAACGTGTTCCATCCCCAACGGAGGCGGACCGGTGGAAGTGCGGcatgagaaaaaaatgccacagaaAAGGAAAAAGACTGTTGACGATCAATCACCGTTACCATTAAAAACAGCCAAGAAGGAAGGGGAACAAACACTCAACggtttgaaacatggaggagacaATTCCCGCGCAAATCGACTAAAAGGCGAGCTGTGCAAAGCCGAGAAGCTGAAACGAGACCGTCTCCGGAAGCTTCTCCAGCAAGTGAGTCCCGAGGAGCCTGAAGAGGAGGTGCAGTCTGTTCCAGAAGAGAACGAAGAAGTGAAAGAAGACCGTTCGACCTTGTTGCGTTTACGCATGGAGCAGCGTCTGGAGTCTGCTCGCTTCCGCTACATCAACGAGCTCCTTTACAGCAGCACCAGCGGCGAGGCCAAGCGCATGTTCAAGCAGGACCCGCAGGCCTTCCAGATCTACCACAAAGGCTACACGGCGCAGGTGAGCCGTTGGCCCACCAACCCCGTGGATGCCATCATATCCTACATTAAAAATAA ACCTGCCTCACTGGTGGTGGCCGATTTTGGCTGCGGCGACTGTAAGATAGCACGTAGCGTCAAAAACAAAGTACACAGCTTCGACCTGGTGGCGACCTGCGACCTGGTGACTGTTTGTGACATGGCCAAG GTCCCGCTAGAGGACAGGTCAGTAAGCATCGCCGTCTTCTGCCTCTCCCTCATGGGAACCAACCTGGCAGAGTTCCTCGCCGAGGCCAACCGTGTGTTGAAACGAGG CGGCGTATTGAAAATTGCCGAGGTGGCAAGCCGATTCGAAAACGTGCGGAATTTCATTAACGCACTGGCCAGACTGGGATTTAAGATGGTGTCAAAG
- the LOC130911194 gene encoding ribosomal RNA-processing protein 8-like isoform X2, whose translation MFNEDDDWNDAAEVLSQSVEKKKPNSAKSKNVGKKSLLRTLQTLGSIPDWKNEDQRQIDSDSDTAVAMQHTKKKKKKSRKKRTKKGTTTAGVQSNNVDVKKEQKVTKKKKVEKKIGVPNDKHAPAEAVVGKETPPKPAGDAPKLSRQQWKNKMKSKRKCKNKFRQDKLENKVEKAGELLPSTCSIPNGGGPVEVRHEKKMPQKRKKTVDDQSPLPLKTAKKEGEQTLNGLKHGGDNSRANRLKGELCKAEKLKRDRLRKLLQQVSPEEPEEEVQSVPEENEEVKEDRSTLLRLRMEQRLESARFRYINELLYSSTSGEAKRMFKQDPQAFQIYHKGYTAQVSRWPTNPVDAIISYIKNKPASLVVADFGCGDCKIARSVKNKVHSFDLVATCDLVTVCDMAKVPLEDRSVSIAVFCLSLMGTNLAEFLAEANRVLKRGGVLKIAEVASRFENVRNFINALARLGFKMVSKDTDNTHFFSFEFMKTGDAPANVKKFGLQLKACLYKKR comes from the exons ATGTTTAATGAGGACGACGACTGGAATGACGCTGCCGAAGTCCTCAGCCAAAGTGTTGAGAAAAAGAAGCCAAACAGCGCCAAG TCCAAAAATGTGGGAAAGAAGAGCCTCCTGCGGACGCTGCAGACATTAGGATCAATACCAGACTGGAAGAACGAAGACCAGCGTCAGATTGACAGTGACAGTGACACCGCAGTCGCCATGCAACAcaccaagaagaagaaaaagaaatccAGAAAAAAGCGGACAAAAAAAGGGACAACCACAGCAGGAGTTCAGAGCAACAACGTGGATGTCAAGAAGGAGCAAAAAGTGAccaagaagaagaaagtggaaAAGAAAATTG GTGTTCCAAATGATAAACATGCACCTGCAGAAGCTGTGGTGGGAAAAGAAACCCCACCGAAACCAGCCGGCGATGCCCCGAAACTGAGCCGACAGCAgtggaaaaacaaaatgaagaGCAAGAGGAAATGCAAAAACAAATTCCGCCAGGACAAACTTGAAAACAAAGTCGAAAAGGCCGGTGAACTTCTCCCGTCAACGTGTTCCATCCCCAACGGAGGCGGACCGGTGGAAGTGCGGcatgagaaaaaaatgccacagaaAAGGAAAAAGACTGTTGACGATCAATCACCGTTACCATTAAAAACAGCCAAGAAGGAAGGGGAACAAACACTCAACggtttgaaacatggaggagacaATTCCCGCGCAAATCGACTAAAAGGCGAGCTGTGCAAAGCCGAGAAGCTGAAACGAGACCGTCTCCGGAAGCTTCTCCAGCAAGTGAGTCCCGAGGAGCCTGAAGAGGAGGTGCAGTCTGTTCCAGAAGAGAACGAAGAAGTGAAAGAAGACCGTTCGACCTTGTTGCGTTTACGCATGGAGCAGCGTCTGGAGTCTGCTCGCTTCCGCTACATCAACGAGCTCCTTTACAGCAGCACCAGCGGCGAGGCCAAGCGCATGTTCAAGCAGGACCCGCAGGCCTTCCAGATCTACCACAAAGGCTACACGGCGCAGGTGAGCCGTTGGCCCACCAACCCCGTGGATGCCATCATATCCTACATTAAAAATAA ACCTGCCTCACTGGTGGTGGCCGATTTTGGCTGCGGCGACTGTAAGATAGCACGTAGCGTCAAAAACAAAGTACACAGCTTCGACCTGGTGGCGACCTGCGACCTGGTGACTGTTTGTGACATGGCCAAG GTCCCGCTAGAGGACAGGTCAGTAAGCATCGCCGTCTTCTGCCTCTCCCTCATGGGAACCAACCTGGCAGAGTTCCTCGCCGAGGCCAACCGTGTGTTGAAACGAGG CGGCGTATTGAAAATTGCCGAGGTGGCAAGCCGATTCGAAAACGTGCGGAATTTCATTAACGCACTGGCCAGACTGGGATTTAAGATGGTGTCAAAG